In one Choloepus didactylus isolate mChoDid1 chromosome 1, mChoDid1.pri, whole genome shotgun sequence genomic region, the following are encoded:
- the DIPK2A gene encoding divergent protein kinase domain 2A isoform X1: MWRLVPPKLGRLSRSLKLAALGSLLVLMVLHSPSLLASWQRNELTDRRFLQLNKCPACFGTSWCRRFLNGQVVFEAWGRLRLLDFLNVKNVYFAQYGEPREGGRRRVVLKRLGSQRELAQLDQSICKRATGRPRCDLLQAMPRTEFARLNGDVRLLTPEAVEGWSDLVHCPSQRLLDRLVRRYAETKDSGSFLLRNLKDSERMQLLLTLAFNPEPLVLQSFPSDEGWPFAKYLGACGRMVAVNYVGEELWSYFNAPWEKRVDLAWQLMEIAEQLTNNDFEFALYLLDVSFDNFAVGPRDGKVIIVDAENVLVADKRLIRQNKPENWDVWYESKFDDCDKEACLSFSKEILCARVTVDHNYYAVCQNLLSRHATWRGTSGGLLHDLPSEIAKDGRLEALLDECANPKKRYGRFQAAKELREYLAQLSNNVR; this comes from the exons ATGTGGCGCCTGGTGCCCCCGAAGCTGGGCCGCCTGTCCCGCTCGCTGAAGCTGGCTGCGCTGGGCAGCCTGTTGGTGCTGATGGTGCTGCACTCGCCGTCGCTGCTCGCTTCCTGGCAGCGCAACGAGCTGACCGACCGGCGCTTTCTGCAGCTTAATAAGTGCCCGGCGTGCTTCGGTACGAGCTGGTGCCGGCGCTTCCTTAACGGGCAGGTGGTGTTCGAGGCGTGGGGCCGTCTGCGCCTGCTGGATTTCCTCAACGTGAAGAACGTCTACTTCGCGCAGTACGGCGAGCCCCGCGAGGGCGGCCGCCGCCGAGTGGTGCTCAAGCGCCTTGGCTCGCAGCGGGAGCTGGCGCAGCTCGACCAGAGCATCTGCAAGCGGGCCACCGGTCGGCCCCGCTGCGACCTGCTCCAGGCCATGCCCCGGACCGAGTTCGCGCGCCTCAACGGCGACGTGCGGCTGCTCACGCCCGAGGCGGTGGAGGGCTGGTCAGACCTGGTGCACTGTCCCTCGCAGCGCCTGCTCGACCGCCTTGTGCGCCGCTACGCTGAAACCAAGGACTCGGGCAGCTTCCTGCTCCGCAACCTCAAGGACTCGGAGCGCATGCAGCTGCTTCTGACCCTGGCCTTCAACCCTGAGCCGCTGGTGCTACAG AGTTTTCCATCTGATGAAGGTTGGCCATTTGCAAAATATCTTGGAGCTTGTGGAAGAATGGTGGCTGTAAATTATGTTGGAGAAGAACTCTGGAGTTACTTTAATGCACCATGGGAAAAACGAGTTGATCTTGCTTGGCAATTAATGGAAATAGCAGAGCAGCTTACAAATAATGACTTTGAATTTGCACTCTACCTCCTGGATGTCAGTTTTGACAATTTTGCAGTTGGTCCTAGAGATGGCAAGGTAATCATTGTGGATGCTGAAAATGTTTTGGTTGCTGACAAAAGATTAATTAGACAAA aTAAACCTGAAAACTGGGATGTGTGGTATGAAAGCAAATTTGATGACTGTGATAAGGAGGCTTGCTtgtcattttcaaaagaaattctTTGTGCTCGTGTCACTGTGGACCACAATTATTATGCTGTTTGCCAGAACCTCTTATCCAGACATGCCACCTGGCGTGGCACCTCTGGAGGACTCCTTCACGACCTACCAAGTGAAATTGCCAAAGATGGCCGACTAGAGGCCTTGCTGGATGAGTGCGCCAACCCAAAGAAGCGCTATGGCAGATTCCAGGCTGCAAAGGAACTGCGTGAATATCTAGCACAATTAAGTAACAACGTGAGGTAG
- the DIPK2A gene encoding divergent protein kinase domain 2A isoform X3 encodes MVAVNYVGEELWSYFNAPWEKRVDLAWQLMEIAEQLTNNDFEFALYLLDVSFDNFAVGPRDGKVIIVDAENVLVADKRLIRQNKPENWDVWYESKFDDCDKEACLSFSKEILCARVTVDHNYYAVCQNLLSRHATWRGTSGGLLHDLPSEIAKDGRLEALLDECANPKKRYGRFQAAKELREYLAQLSNNVR; translated from the exons ATGGTGGCTGTAAATTATGTTGGAGAAGAACTCTGGAGTTACTTTAATGCACCATGGGAAAAACGAGTTGATCTTGCTTGGCAATTAATGGAAATAGCAGAGCAGCTTACAAATAATGACTTTGAATTTGCACTCTACCTCCTGGATGTCAGTTTTGACAATTTTGCAGTTGGTCCTAGAGATGGCAAGGTAATCATTGTGGATGCTGAAAATGTTTTGGTTGCTGACAAAAGATTAATTAGACAAA aTAAACCTGAAAACTGGGATGTGTGGTATGAAAGCAAATTTGATGACTGTGATAAGGAGGCTTGCTtgtcattttcaaaagaaattctTTGTGCTCGTGTCACTGTGGACCACAATTATTATGCTGTTTGCCAGAACCTCTTATCCAGACATGCCACCTGGCGTGGCACCTCTGGAGGACTCCTTCACGACCTACCAAGTGAAATTGCCAAAGATGGCCGACTAGAGGCCTTGCTGGATGAGTGCGCCAACCCAAAGAAGCGCTATGGCAGATTCCAGGCTGCAAAGGAACTGCGTGAATATCTAGCACAATTAAGTAACAACGTGAGGTAG
- the DIPK2A gene encoding divergent protein kinase domain 2A isoform X2, whose protein sequence is MWRLVPPKLGRLSRSLKLAALGSLLVLMVLHSPSLLASWQRNELTDRRFLQLNKCPACFGTSWCRRFLNGQVVFEAWGRLRLLDFLNVKNVYFAQYGEPREGGRRRVVLKRLGSQRELAQLDQSICKRATGRPRCDLLQAMPRTEFARLNGDVRLLTPEAVEGWSDLVHCPSQRLLDRLVRRYAETKDSGSFLLRNLKDSERMQLLLTLAFNPEPLVLQSFPSDEGWPFAKYLGACGRMVAVNYVGEELWSYFNAPWEKRVDLAWQLMEIAEQLTNNDFEFALYLLDVSFDNFAVGPRDGKINLKTGMCGMKANLMTVIRRLACHFQKKFFVLVSLWTTIIMLFARTSYPDMPPGVAPLEDSFTTYQVKLPKMAD, encoded by the exons ATGTGGCGCCTGGTGCCCCCGAAGCTGGGCCGCCTGTCCCGCTCGCTGAAGCTGGCTGCGCTGGGCAGCCTGTTGGTGCTGATGGTGCTGCACTCGCCGTCGCTGCTCGCTTCCTGGCAGCGCAACGAGCTGACCGACCGGCGCTTTCTGCAGCTTAATAAGTGCCCGGCGTGCTTCGGTACGAGCTGGTGCCGGCGCTTCCTTAACGGGCAGGTGGTGTTCGAGGCGTGGGGCCGTCTGCGCCTGCTGGATTTCCTCAACGTGAAGAACGTCTACTTCGCGCAGTACGGCGAGCCCCGCGAGGGCGGCCGCCGCCGAGTGGTGCTCAAGCGCCTTGGCTCGCAGCGGGAGCTGGCGCAGCTCGACCAGAGCATCTGCAAGCGGGCCACCGGTCGGCCCCGCTGCGACCTGCTCCAGGCCATGCCCCGGACCGAGTTCGCGCGCCTCAACGGCGACGTGCGGCTGCTCACGCCCGAGGCGGTGGAGGGCTGGTCAGACCTGGTGCACTGTCCCTCGCAGCGCCTGCTCGACCGCCTTGTGCGCCGCTACGCTGAAACCAAGGACTCGGGCAGCTTCCTGCTCCGCAACCTCAAGGACTCGGAGCGCATGCAGCTGCTTCTGACCCTGGCCTTCAACCCTGAGCCGCTGGTGCTACAG AGTTTTCCATCTGATGAAGGTTGGCCATTTGCAAAATATCTTGGAGCTTGTGGAAGAATGGTGGCTGTAAATTATGTTGGAGAAGAACTCTGGAGTTACTTTAATGCACCATGGGAAAAACGAGTTGATCTTGCTTGGCAATTAATGGAAATAGCAGAGCAGCTTACAAATAATGACTTTGAATTTGCACTCTACCTCCTGGATGTCAGTTTTGACAATTTTGCAGTTGGTCCTAGAGATGGCAAG aTAAACCTGAAAACTGGGATGTGTGGTATGAAAGCAAATTTGATGACTGTGATAAGGAGGCTTGCTtgtcattttcaaaagaaattctTTGTGCTCGTGTCACTGTGGACCACAATTATTATGCTGTTTGCCAGAACCTCTTATCCAGACATGCCACCTGGCGTGGCACCTCTGGAGGACTCCTTCACGACCTACCAAGTGAAATTGCCAAAGATGGCCGACTAG